The following DNA comes from Spirulina major PCC 6313.
CCTCCCGGTCGGCAAACTCGCTGTCCCATTAACCCACCAACAAGAAGAGACGTTTTGAGTTCGCCCCAGTTACGGCGTGATCAACGAAGCCACGCCAAAGGTGGCATTAAACTCACGACACCAGATCGCGGCGGATTGGTAGGTTTCTAGATCCACATCGGCGGGGATCGCATAGGTTTGCTCACCCGTGGGGGATGCGAGGAGATCGAGCAGGATGTAGTCGCCTTCTTGGATGCCGTAGGCGGGGGGATCGGTGACTTCGAGGATGTTGGGGGCTTTGTGGAGGACGACGGTGAGGTCGGGGCCGGGGTCGGTTTTGAAATCTTCGCTGAGGATGAGGACGCGATCGCCATCGGTTTCTTCGATGGTCACCGTGCCGCTGGTGGGGTGTTCCGCGTCTTGCCATGAGCCAGTTCGCAGGATCGCACCGTCAGCTACTGGGGCCGGGGCTTCGGTAGGGGTGGAGGTTTGATCCGCTGCTGGGGCGGGTTCGGGGGCAGGGGGGGCAGAGTTGGCGCAACCGGGTAAGACGAGGAAGGCGACAAGTCCGGTGGCGAGCAATGGGGAGAATTTAAACATCAGTGAGCCTCAACGGTAGGGAGATTAAAAGAGGGTGGTTTGGGTGGATTCTGGCGAGTAACCCAGGTGGGCATAGGCGTTGGGGGTGGCGACGCGGCCGCGGGCGGTGCGGTTGATGAAGCCAATTTGCAGCAGGTAGGGTTCGTAAACTTCCTCTATGGTACGGGCATCTTCGCCGGTGGCGGCGGCGATCGCTTCCACCCCCACCGGCCCGCCGTTGAACTGTTCGATCATCGTGGTTAAAACGAGGCGGTCTGTCCAATCTAACCCCCTGGGATCGACGTTGAGGAGTTCGAGGGCAGCGGTGGCGACGGCGGCGGTGATGTCCCCTAGGGCTTTGACTTGGGCGTAGTCACGGATGCGGCGTAGGAGGCGGTTGGCGATCCGGGGTGTGCCACGGGCGCGGCGGGCGATTTCGGCGGCTCCGTCGGGGGTGATCGGAACAGCAAAGAGGGCGGCGCTACGGGTGACGATCGCACTCAATTCGTCCACGTCATAAAACCGCAAGCGTTGAATTAGGCCGAAGCGATCGCGCAGGGGAGACGTGAGCGCCCCCATGTTCGTTGTCGCACCGATGATCGTAAAGGGCGGGAGGGGCAGGCTACGGGTGCGGGCGGATTGACCTTTGCCGATGGTGATATCGAGGCGAAAATCTTCCATGGCAGAGTAGAGCAGTTCTTCGGTGATCCGGTTGAGGCGGTGGATCTCATCGATGAACAGAATGTCGCCTTTTTGGAGATTCACCAACAGGCCGGTAATGTCGCGGGGACGTTCGAGGGAGGGGGCGGCGGTGATTTTGCAGTTCACCCCCATTTCCGCCGCGAGGATTAGGGCCATGGTGGTTTTACCCAAACCGGGCGGGCCGTAAAAGAGGGTATGATCGAGGGGGTCTTGGCGTGATTGGGCGGCGGCGATCGCAATCTGCAAGACGGCCTTTAAATCCTTTTGTCCCACATAGTCCGCGAGGGATTGGGGGCGAATGGTTTCCTCGGTTTGGGGGGTTTCTTCCGGGGCGGGGGTGGGGTCGAGGACTTCGCGGGGGGGACGGCGCGATCGCGATCGCTCTGCCTCGTTGCCATTGCCGTAGGTGCTTTGAATCGCCATAATTTCCCCGCCATACTCTGCCCCAGTTTAACGAAGCTCCGGCAATTCCTCCACGGGCGGTAACGGTGTGCCCAATTTCACGAGATCCAACGCATAGCCCCCCGTGACCAGATACACCGCGTCACAGTGGGGACTAAGGCGGCGCACCAATTGACCGAGGCGATCGCGAAAGATTCGCCCCAAAGGATACACCGGCACTAAGCCCCAGCCCACTTCCTCGGCAACGAAAATCAAGGTTCCCTCACAGTTCTGCACGGCGGCGATCAACTGCTCAACCTGCCCGAACCACTCCCGTTCGTCCGCCTCTAACCAACTGGCGAGCCAAGTGCCGAGGGAGTCGATCAGGTAACAGTGATCGGCCTGGGTTTGGGCGGCGAGATAGGCCGGCAGGGTGACGGGGATATGTTCGGTGTGCCAATGGGTGGGGCGGCGATCGCGGTGGCGTTCAATTTTGG
Coding sequences within:
- a CDS encoding DM13 domain-containing protein; this translates as MFKFSPLLATGLVAFLVLPGCANSAPPAPEPAPAADQTSTPTEAPAPVADGAILRTGSWQDAEHPTSGTVTIEETDGDRVLILSEDFKTDPGPDLTVVLHKAPNILEVTDPPAYGIQEGDYILLDLLASPTGEQTYAIPADVDLETYQSAAIWCREFNATFGVASLITP
- the ruvB gene encoding Holliday junction branch migration DNA helicase RuvB → MAIQSTYGNGNEAERSRSRRPPREVLDPTPAPEETPQTEETIRPQSLADYVGQKDLKAVLQIAIAAAQSRQDPLDHTLFYGPPGLGKTTMALILAAEMGVNCKITAAPSLERPRDITGLLVNLQKGDILFIDEIHRLNRITEELLYSAMEDFRLDITIGKGQSARTRSLPLPPFTIIGATTNMGALTSPLRDRFGLIQRLRFYDVDELSAIVTRSAALFAVPITPDGAAEIARRARGTPRIANRLLRRIRDYAQVKALGDITAAVATAALELLNVDPRGLDWTDRLVLTTMIEQFNGGPVGVEAIAAATGEDARTIEEVYEPYLLQIGFINRTARGRVATPNAYAHLGYSPESTQTTLF
- the cobU gene encoding bifunctional adenosylcobinamide kinase/adenosylcobinamide-phosphate guanylyltransferase, yielding MASPLCILVTGPASSGKSEWAEQAAHDTGQPVTYIATAQRLPDDPEWQAKIERHRDRRPTHWHTEHIPVTLPAYLAAQTQADHCYLIDSLGTWLASWLEADEREWFGQVEQLIAAVQNCEGTLIFVAEEVGWGLVPVYPLGRIFRDRLGQLVRRLSPHCDAVYLVTGGYALDLVKLGTPLPPVEELPELR